The nucleotide window TTTCCGCCATTTCGACGGGGTCGGTAAACCACTCGAATCCGGAAACATCAAAACCACGATCCTTGTTGCGATCGCGGGCGCTAACAGCGGTCACGGAAACCGAGCGCCCCGTGCTACGGGCAATCTGGTCGCCGTGTTTTGCCAGGAGGCGCAAGACGGATGCACCCACAGTGCCCAGACCAGCGACGCCGACTTTCAATGTTTCAGCCATATGAGAAATGGATCCAGTTCCGTTTAACCAGAGGTATCGAGCGGGATGACGTTGTGCAGCTTTTGCTCCGCGGTTTCAAGGAAGCGGCGGACATTTCTCGCGGCTTGGCGAAGTCTCTGCTCGTTTTCCACCAGACCGATGCGCACATAGTCATCGCCGTGTTCTCCAAACCCGATTCCCGGTGCAACCGCGACTTCTGCTCGCTCCAACAAAAGCTTTGAGAACTCCAGACTCCCTAGCGAGCGGAAACTTTCCGGAATCGGTGCCCAGCAAAACATGCTGGCTTCCGGAGCCGGAATATCCCAACCAGCTCTGCCAAAGCTTTCCACGACCACGTCGCGCCGACGCTTATAGGTTTCGCGCGTTTCCTTTATGCAGTCTTCGGGACCGTTAAGGGCAGCAGCGGCGGCGACCTGAATTGGAGTGAAGGCACCATAATCCAGGTAGGACTTTACCCTCGCCAGCGCGCCGACAAGCCTTTCATTGCCGACTGCAAACCCCATGCGCCAACCGGGCATTGAAAATGTCTTGGACAGCGAGGTGAATTCCACAGTGATATCCATTGCCCCGGGCACCTGAAGTACCGAGGGTGGCGGCGTATCGCCAAAATAGATTTCCGAATAGGCCAGATCTGAAAGAATGAAGATGTTGTGCTTGCGTGCGAATGCGACCACGTCCCGGTAGAAGTCCAGATCGGCGCAAAATGCCGTCGGATTGGCTGGATAGCAAAGGATGATCGCAATTGGCTTCGGAACCGAGTGAATGACCGCTCTCTCAAGTGCTTCAAAGAATGAAGGGCCCGGTTCGGCTGGAATGTTGCGGATCGAAGCGCCCGCCATCAGAAATCCGAACGTGTGGATCGGGTAGCTCGGATTGGGGCTTAGAATCACATCGCCAGGAGCAGAAATGGCTTGGGCCATATTGGCAAAGCCTTCCTTGGATCCAAGTGTCGCGATTACCTGTGTATCGGGATCGAGCTTCACGCCAAAACGGCGTTCATAATAGGCAGCCTGCGCCTTCCGCAGCCCATTAATGCCCTTTGAGGCTGAATATCGATGCGTCCGGGGGTCTTGTACAACTTCCGTCAGCTTGTCGACGATGTGTTGCGGTGTCGCCAGATCCGGGTTGCCCATGCCAAGATCAATGATGTCCGCCCCTGCCCCACGCGCCTTCGCTTTCAGACGGTTGACTTGTTCGAACACATACGGCGGCAGCCGTTTGATCTTGTGGAATTCCTCCATGGCGCGGTTCCTTGCGAGATTTCATGACTGTCGACGCCAATGCGGGAGGCGTGGCGCGGACGCGGCGGGGGTCTTTTAGCAGGCCGGATCAGATTACGCACCCGTCTTTGCATCGCAAATCATCTAATTTTTGCACGGAATTTAGCCGCAGAACGCATCTTAAAAAACTGAACCGATTTAATTCAAATGTATGCCAAGGATATGGCCAAGCATTGTACCTTTGCGGCGGTAAAAGCTGCGATGCCGTCTTTCAGATTGTCGGTTGTTTCGCGCGGAGAAAATTCAGCACTTCGCCAAATACGAAAGACCCTGAAACGCAAGGTCGGATGAAAAATTCCCTTTCAGATCAAACGCTGCCTTGATTGAAGAATTGACCTCACCGCAGATGTCCTGCCTCATTCGCCGGCGAGCGATTCCAGATAAGCTTCCGTCTGCTTTCGATCTTCGGGATTGATCAATCCTCTTGGCTCACCTGTATTGACTATTGGGCCATAGCCTTTCGGCGCCGGCACATTGGTATTCCGGGGCCCAGGATCAGTCTTGAGCGCATCAACCAGAGGCGTACCGGGCCCCACTGCGCATGAGGCAAGTGCGAGCAACAACGTCGATGCCAGTACGCGTGCGCATCTGTTTCGCATTTTCAATTAGCCCTTTCCGGGTGTGCCCCAGCCGACCATGCGGCTGTCACAATATCCGATTACTTGATCCTGCTTTCTGGCGATTCCACAAGAGGCGACAACCTTTTTCGGCCTGAATCATGATTTGAATTTCTCACGCAAGCGAATGAGCCTGACAAAACCAGCCATTTTGGTGTCCACTTTTAACCAATCGACGGAAACAGACCCTTGTGTCATAGATATCTGATAGTTCAAAATACCAGCGAAATTATAACAAGATAACGCATTTGAACGCACACGGTCTCGAGAGCCAGGATTGGAGACCGTATGAAGCGCGAAAACCGGAGGGAACCTCTGCCAATGGCTGACGATCGCCAGCACCCGATGTTGCAATACATAATCAACAATCCTGAAGCTTTTGCCCAAAACCTGGCAAAAACACTGGAACAGGCCGGCAAGGCTCTCGCCGCCTATATCGAGCCTCGGGAACAGGGCAAGATCAAGCATGAGTCGACCGATGAGTTGACCGGCGTTGTCAAAACATTGGCCCAGGTGGGTGAATACTGGACTTCCGATCCGCAGCGCGCAATCGAAGCGCAGTCACGCCTTTGGAGCGGCTACATTGACCTCTGGAACTCATCGCTGAAAAGAATGATGGGGGAAACCTCGGAACCGGCAGTTGAAACACCCCCCCGAGACAAGCGCTTTGCCGATCCTGATTGGGAAAACAATCAGTTTTTCGATTTCATCAAGCAGCTCTATCTGATCACCAGTAAGTGGGCTGAGGACATGGTCCATGACGCCCATGGACTTGATGAACACACGCGCCACAAGGCGGAATTCTACGTCACCCAGATCGCAAATGCCGTTTCGCCGTCAAACTTCGTCTTGACCAATCCCGAATTGCTGCGCCTGACAATGGAGAGCAACGGCGAAAACCTGGTAAAGGGCATGCAGCACCTGGTTGAAGACCTGAAGACCGGTGAAGGCGAACTCAAGATCAGGCAAACGGACCCTTCGAAATTCAAACTAGGCGACAATCTCGGAAATACGCCCGGCAAAGTGATTTCCCAGAATGACGTCTGCCAGGTTGTTCAGTATACGCCGACCACGACAGATGTCCTCAAGCGCCCTCTCCTGGTCGTACCACCATGGATCAACAAGTTCTATATCCTCGATCTCAATCCCGAAAAATCCTTCATCAAATGGGCTGTTGACCAAGGGCACACGGTATTCGTGATCTCCTGGGTGAACCCTGACGAACGGCAGGCTCAAAAAAGCTTTGAGCACTATATGAAAGAAGGCATTCTCAACACGCTCGACGTCATCAAGAAAACCACACGCCAATCGGAAGTGAATTCCATCGGATATTGTGTCGGCGGAACGCTGCTGGCCGTCACACTTGCCTATATGGCTCGAACTGGCGACGACCGTATCAAAACCTCTACCTTTTTCACGACCCAGGTCGACTTCACCTTTGCCGGTGATCTGAAGGTATTTGTCGATGAGGAACAGATCTCCATTTTGGAAAAACGCATGGAGGAACAGGGTTATCTGGATGGTTCCAAAATGTCCTCGGCCTTCAACATGCTACGGTCCAACGACCTAATCTGGTCCTATGTGGTCAACAACTATCTGAAGGGAAAAGAGCCGTTCCCGTTTGACCTGCTCTACTGGAATTCAGATTCCACCCGCATGCCGGCCGCCAATCACTCCTTCTATCTGCGCAATTGTTATCTCGACAACAAACTTTCCAAGGGTGAAATGGAAATCGCCGGAGAGACGCTTGATTTGCAGGATGTCAAAATCCCGATTTTCAATCTGGCAACGCGGGAAGATCATATCGCCCCACCTAAATCCGTGTTTGTAGGCTCAGGATGTTTTGGCGGACCTGTTGAATATGTCCTTGCCGGGTCAGGCCACATTGCCGGCGTCGTCAATCCGCCTGCCAAAAACAAATACCAGTATTGGACCGGAAGAGAACCCAAAGGCACGCTTGAGAATTGGCTGAAGAAGGCCAAGGAACATCCCGGTTCCTGGTGGCCCTACTGGGATCAATGGATCCGCTCAAACGATGACACCTTAGCGAAGGCGCGAAAACCGGGTGCCAATCGTACCAAGATCCTGGAAGATGCGCCTGGCTCCTACGTGATGACTAAGGTTTAGAGCCTGGTCAAACGCACATAATTGTTGGCGATCACCCTGAGCGCGCACCGAGGGGCATTGAGGTCATCGCCAGCAGTTTGCCAAGCTTGTCTGCACTCATCGGACGACCAAAGTGGAAACCTTGAACGATTTCACACTGGCAGCTTGCAAGAAAGGCCTGCTGCTTTGCCGTTTCCACGCCTTCAGCAACCACGCAAAGCCCCAATTCCCGCCCGAGTGAAATAATGGCGCGCGCAATGCTGCGGTCGCTTTCGTCAAAGTCGAGATCCCGGATGAAACTCCGATCGATTTTGAGCCTCGTTAGCGGGAAACTTTTCAATGACGCCAGGCTGGAATAACCCGTACCAAAATCATCAATGGCCAGGTTCACCCCAATGTGCCGGAAGCCTTCCATCAATTTCACAGCCTGTTCGGCATTCTGGATCAAGAGGCTTTCGGTCAATTCGAGTTCCAGAAACTGTGCCGGCAGGCCAGCGTCGGCAAGAGCTGCCGAGACATCTGCAATAAGGCCTGTGTCCCGGAACTGCCTGGCGGATACGTTGACGCCAACTGAAATGGGCGCGAATCCCTTGTCCTGCCATTTCTTGTTCTGACGGCAAGCTTCATGCATTACCCACCGTCCAAGCGGAACAATCAGACCACTGTCCTCTGCAAGAGCGATGAACTCTGCCGGCATCAAGCGGCCCAGCGCGCTGTGCTGCCAACGAACGAGGGCTTCCGCTCCAACTATACGTCCGCTTTCCAGGTTGTATTGCGGCTGATACTCGAGGAAAAATTCACCGCTTTCAATGCCGGTGCGCATTTCTTCAAGCAGGGTCAACCGGTTCAGCGATTTTTCCGGGCGTGTCTGCTCAAATACCTTGAAACCATCCCGCCCGGACGACTTGGCTTCAAACATTGCCTTGTCTGCATTCCGCAACAACTCGGCGGCATCGGCGGCGTCTTCTGGATAGCAAGCAGCTCCGATGCTGCAGGTGATGTGAAAGGAAAGGTCACCAATACGAATTGTTTTGATAATCTCGTCACGCAAACGGCCCATGAAGCTAGCCAGTTCTCGTTTTTGCGCAGCCTCACCATCCAAAATCAGAACAAACTCGTCGCCGCCAAAGCGGATGGCTTCATGGGCGTGACCATGCAAGGACATGATACGCTCTGCGACAATCATCAACACCTGATCGCCGATCGCGTGCCCGAAGCTATCGTTCACGATCTTGAAATTATCCAGATCGACGAAGACGACTGCAACGGGACCACCTGTGTCATGGCTGGCAGTGATTTTCTGTTCAAGCTTGGCCTTGAACTCATGTCTGTTGGGCAGGCCAGTCAGAACATCATGATTTGCAAGATATCGGATACGACTTTCCGCCCTGTCCTTTTCAACGGCGATGGAAGCCAGGCGTGCAGCTTCCCGGGCCAAGTTCTGTTCGTTGTCGCTGGGCGCTCTTACCTCGTTTGAATAGAGGCCAAATGTCCCGAGCAGCTTCGTGTCCTGCCCGAAAAATGGCATGGACCAGCAGGAGCGCATATCAAACTGAGACACGACGTCGATGAAGTCTTCCCATAGCGGATCGTTCAATATGTCTTCAACAATGACGCACTCTTGTCGAAAGGCAGCTGTTCCGCATGAACCGGCTTTTGGTCCGATAGGAACACCATTAGCAGCTTCAAGATAAGCCTTTGGTAAAGAAGGTCCCGAACTGCTGAGTAAGTGTTCACCGCTCTCGTCAAGCAGCATCACTGACCCCATGACGCCTTCCATCTGGCTTTCGATCGCCAGGACGAGTGTATCCAGAACATCGCTTATAGGTGCTCCCGTCGCGATTTTCTGTAGGACCTGGTTCTGTCCTTGCTGCAAAAGTTCTGCATTCTTGCGTGCAGTAATGTCTCGACAAATACCCACGATACCGACAGACACTCCTTCCCTATCGATCACAGGAAATTTGGAAGACGAAAACCACTTTCGCTTGCCATTCGGGAGGATCAGCAGCTCTTCGAAATCGTATTTCGCCTCTTGTGACGACATGATTTCGTCTTCGGCAGAAAGGAAGGCACTGCCTATGGGTTGAGAATGAAGATCCAGATCCGTTTTGCCAATCAGATCCGAGCTGGCCTCGCAACCGATGTCGAGGGCGATCTGACGATTAGCCATGACAAAACGGCTGTGGCGATCCTTGACAAAAATATAGTCGGCCACCTGGTTCACGAGTGTGGTCAACCAGGCGCCGTTTGGTCGGAGTTCATCACTTTTGCTCAGATGGCTGATCTTGTTGAGACGGGCAAGCTCGGTCGCCAATGAGACGAGGTCATCTGCATTCGCGACATTCTCGACATGCTTGCTCTCGGGCAAGTCCATTCATCCACCCAGCCGGTTGCACCTGAACTGAAAGCGATATTCGCTGAACTGGAACTAAAAAACAATGAATACGATGCAAGACACAGATTTACCCCCGTTAAACTTGAAATTGTCTTGCTGAAACTAGGCCTGACCTAGACCCTCTCAGTTTCAAAGAGCGAAGAACTAAAATTACCCGTATTTTTTACAATAGATATCTTTTGATCACTCAACAAATGCAGGGCTCTTCCTGGCTAAATTTGAAGCGGATGTTATTTGCCTATCGCGTCGTATCCCGGTTATGATCAGCTCAGCGGGACCAGCAAGTACCTGAGATGCAGACCACACAACGTCCAAGCCTTTCAATTGCCACTGAGCACATGACGCGCGCGCCTGCGCAGCCAACGCTGCAACTGCGTGCTCATGGCGCTATGGCAAAACCGGCATCCGCAATCGTCACCTATATTAAGATTATTGCGCCAAGTGCGCTCACTGCAGCATTGTGGACGCATGTTTGGCTCGGCTCATTTGGGTCCATTATGATGGCGGTTGCGGTGATGGGGGCTTTTTTGGTCCTTTCACGTTTGTTCTTTGCAGTCGGCAAGCACAGTGGATGGGCGCGCCGGGTTGCATTTGGTGAAAGAATTTGGCTCAACCGGATGGTGGTGCCTATCCCGCAAAACCTCAACTTCAGAATTACCACCCTTTACCTTGTATTTTGGACAGGCACCCTTGTCGCAATAACAGGCGGCTTTACCGCGTCGCTGCTACTCGCGCTTTCGGGCCTTACGGTCGCCTATGCCACACAATTTGTCTGTTTCCGCAAATTGATCCATCTTCACAGCATCATGCAGGACAAAGCTGCCCTTTACCGTTTCTGGTCCATTGAAGCGGTCAACGACAACTCCAAAGCTGGACGGCAAAGCGCCTGAACCGGCTTCGGGATCCTTTATCCAGTCATGATGGATCGTCAGGTTGCTTTGGACTTCCGCTCGGCCAAAAGCCCGATATATGTCAGCGCAACACTCGCACCTGCAATTGATGTGATATCCGCGTGGTCATACGCCGGTGCAACCTCCACCACATCGCCCCCGACAAAATTCAGTGTTCCGAGTTCACGTAAGATGGACAAAGCCTCTCGTGACGAAAGCCCTCCAGATACCGGTGTTCCTGTGCCAGGAGCAAATGCCGGGTCCAGGCAGTCGATATCGAACGTCATATAGGCTGCCCCTTCCCCAACCCGGTTCTTGATCCGTTCAACGACACCCCTGATACCCAAATCATCCATCTCGTGACCGTAGATAATCTCCAGACCGCAGGTTTCGGGGGCATGCGTGCGTATGCCAATTTGAATGGAGCGGTCCGCGTCAATCAGGCCTTCGCGGACGGCACGACCTGTAAAGGTACCATGATCTATTCGGTCGCCCTCATCTGACCAGGTGTCCTGATGCGCATCGAATTGAACAAGCGCGAGCGGTCCGTGCTTTGCCACATGTGCCTTTAGAAGCGGATAGGTGACGAAGTGATCGCCCCCAATAGAAAACAGATGCGTATCGCTTGAAAGGATCGTGGATGCCTGTGCCTGGATATGCCCCGGAATATCTGCATTCTTTCCATAGTCGAAAACGCAATCGCCATAGTCTACGCAGGCAAGGTTTTCGAAGGGGTCCATTTGAAAGGGGTATTGAGGGTCCCCATCAAAAATGGCTGAGGCCCTGCGTACGCCCTGCGGGCCGAAACGTGCTCCAGGTCTGTTTGACACCGAGGCATCAAAAGGTATTCCCCAGATGGCCAAGTCGACATTCGATAAATCTCGACTGTAGCGACGCCGCATGAAAGACAATGCTCCGGCATAGGTCGGTTCATGCGAACCTCCTTTGACGCTCTTTCCCAAGAATGCGTTGTCGGTCGGGCGAGGCAAATCCGATGTCATGTCGTTATCCCTGGGGCGTCAAGCGCGCTTTTCGAGGTGAACCAGATCGTATTTCTGTCATAACCGTCTGATTGCGCATAGGATTAAATCGGTCGGTTCAGACGTCCAAATATCACAAAGAGCGATTGCCTTACGTCAAATCCCTTTAAAGCATCTCTCATATTTGGGTGGCTTCCAAGGGGCCGCTATTTCCTTTGACCAAAGCGCAAATAGACCCGACGAGGTCGCTAGCAACGCAATTCAAATGTTCTTTGCTCCGATCACGACCAAGACTGGAAATCGCCACACCCCCATCATCAACTTAAAGATGCACAATGCATCAAAACGCCTTCTTGATTGAAGTAACCGACACTTTACGTTACGTTATTTTAGTATTTTTGGAGGCGCAGGATGTCTGATACTCAGGAAACCTCGGCGCAAGCACCGGTCAAGGAAAAGAAGAAGTCCAACCAGGAAAGTAGACCCGGATCGGTAAGTCCGGTCACAATGATGACCGTCTATCTGTGCGCTGCGATTGGCGGAACCATTACGGCCATTGCCGATATCGTACAGAAAGAACAAGCGTCTGCAGTTCTGAAGATGACATCAGTTTCGGCCCGTCATCTCGATCTGGCGGTTCCCCCGCTCTACGTTTTTGCGATTGTAGTCGTCCTTGGCGTTCTCCTCTGCTTCGTCTTCCAGCCAAACAATCGGCGGGCAGGATTTGCGGTTGGAGCTGGCGTCATTGCCTCAATCATGACCGTTACACCATATCAACCGCTCAAATCGGGCTTGCCCACGGCACCTGACAGCAGTCAGGAGGACAGTCTCAACCTGCCAACGAACAAGACCATTCAACTAGCCTCGTCCGATATTGGCGGGCTCATGCTTGCAATGGATATTGTCGACCTTGCAATTGTTCCCGTGAAAAACGACCTCGCGATTCCCGTTGAAGTCAAAGTCTCCTTTTTCGATCGGAATGCGCGTCGACCCTATGAACAGGTTCAGGCTATTGCCGCCGGCCAGACGGCGGTATTCGAGTTCTCTGCCAAAGCTGCCAAGGGTCAAGTCAACGGTGAGCTGTTCATCCAAGTCGGTGGCGAGCGATCGAGCTACGTAAGTGTAAGTGGCAGTGGTCCTTACCGATCAAACACACTGCTGCTGACAAAAGCTGTCCCCTCTTTTGCGCAATCACAGATCAACAAGGACGCGCTCAATTCATATTCCACCACAACGACACGCGCCCCTCGCCCAGCCAGTGACAGCGAAGTTCGCCAGATCTATAACAAACCGACAGGTTTTTTTAACAGCCTGCAGCAAAAGTTGCTGACACCGAAAAAGTGGTGAAATTGCTCGTTGCCTGACCAAACAGGTTTTGGGGTGCCTGTGCTGATTTCAGCGATAGGCTTCAGATTTCATTGTTCCCGTCCGGGCACGCGCTTAAACTCGTGTGTTGGCGAATCCATTTCCAATCCTTATCGGGACAAGGCCCTCATTTTTTGGCTGACCAAAGTATCAAAATCCTGCGAGGCAGGCTGCTCACCTTCCAAACATGTCCGCAAGGACCTGACGATGTAAGCGCTTATTCCTATGAACCGGACGGTGCACTTCTGATTTCAGACGGAAAAATCCTCAAACGCGGCACGTATTCGGATGTCCTCACAAATGCACCGGACGGTACACAGGTTGTGAATCACCAACCACACTTGATTGTCCCGGGGTTTATCGACACGCATATACACTTCCCTCAGGCACAAGTAATCGCATCCTGGGCAGATCAGCTTCTTGACTGGCTCAACGATTACACGTTTCCCGCAGAAATTCGTTTTGCCGAAAAGGCCCATGGCAAGCGGATCGCCAGCGAGTTCTACAACGCACTTCTTTCCAACGGTACCACGACGGCCGTTGCCTATTGTTCCAGTCACCCCAACTCAGTCGACGCATATTTCGAGGAAGCCGAAGCGCGTGGAATGCTCATGCTCGGTGGCAAGACGATGATGGATCGAAATGCGCCACCCGAACTTTGTGATACGGCGCAAAGCTCATACGACGATAGCAAGGCACTTCTTTCAAAGTGGCATGGACGCGGCAGGTCTCACTACGTCATCACGCCTCGATTTGCGATCACTTCGACACCGGAACAATTGGAAGCTGCAGGAACACTTTTGAAAGAACACCCTGCATGCCATTTGCAAACGCATATCAACGAGAACCACAATGAAATTGCCTATACGCAGGAGCTCTATCCTGATGCTGCTCATTATCTGGGCGTCTATGAGAGCTTTGGCCTTCTCGGTTCCAAGACACTCCTGGGTCACTGCATCCACATGACTGGCCACGAACTCCAGGTGATGAGGGAAACCAGATCAATTGCGGTCTTTTGCCCAACTTCAAACCTTTTCCTGGGAAGTGGCCTCTTCGACAAATCAGGGATGGAAAGCGCTGGCATCAGGACTGCAATCGCAACCGATGTCGGCGGCGGGACAAATTATTCAATGCTTCGAACCCTTGATGAAGGCTACAAGGTTTTGCAGCTTCAACGCCAACGCATGCATCCGCTTACCAGTTTCTATTGGATGACACTAGGAAATGCCGAAGCCCTCTCCCTATCCGACAGGATCGGAACACTGGAACCGGGAACTGATGCAGACGTCGTGGTGTTGAATGCCAATGCGACCCCGCCAATGGCTTTGCGCATGGAAACTGTCGAAACACTTTCTGAAGAGCTCTTTGTGCTGCAGACCTTGGGCGATGACCGCTCCGTTGTTGAGACCTACGTCTCCGGTTCACCTTCGAAGATGTAACGTCAGCTGGTCCGGCTTCTGTCCTAAAGCCTGTCTGGTTGGGCTTGAACTGTTTTGCGAAGTGCGATTGCCTGAAACACAAGGATGCAAAGTGCTGTGAAGGCAAAAACACTGAGCACTATCGACGACATCCCAAAAACCGGACCAAACCCAACTGCTTGCAGCAACGGCGTCAGCAACAGGGGCGATATCACTTGGCCCATGAACATTGCAGTTGTCACCATTCCCGAAACCCTGCCACGCTTGCTCTGTGGTGCCACACTTAACGCAACCAGAAAGAGCGCTGGTTGGACCAGAGCGTAACCTGCGCCAATCTGCACAGCCCCGCCAAGAACCGTTGGCCAACTTGCATCCACCGAGAGTGTCGCAAATCCAGTGCCCATCAACGCAAACCCCAGGGCAAATGTTGCACGCAACCCTAGGAAACCACTTATGCGCTTGAACACCATGGCCATGCAGCCGCCAGTGAGCGTCAATGCCCCCAATCCAATCGCAGTACCCGACGCGCCATCCATTCCGTTCTCCGACAAAAAGAAAGGAAGCTGACTTGGCATCAAGAAGAAGAGCATCACAGTTGCCGTTGTGAGCAACGACAAGGCTGATGCACGCAAAAACCAGTTTCCATCAGATGCTGCATTCTGACCTTCGGGCGCTGGTTCCCGATTGGCCGCATATTCTCTCTCTCGGCGCAACAGGGGCAACAAAAGCGGCAACAGCAAAAACGGCAATGCGTAGATCAAGAATGGCAAACGAGGCGAATACCCCGCAAGGAAACCAGCGAAGCCAATGTACAAGAACCCGCTGAAGTTAATGGCGGCTGTTTGCAACCCCATGAAAGCACTGCGGCGATTGCCTTCAAAGAGGTCACCGACCAAGGCAACTTGAGCTGTCATGGTCAAGGCAACGGCAATACCAAGAACTAAGCGGCTAACCAGAACGGAGAACAGGTCAGGCAGATAAGCGCCTGCACTGCCGCTCAACGCAAACAGTACGACGCCTGAAACCAGAAGGGGTGCGCGGCCAAATCGGTCTGCGAACATCCCGGCAATCGGTGCCACAAGAACCACTGTAAGCGAAGGTGCAGCCACTAGAAAACGCGTGAGATATGCAGCCTGTACGTTGTCGGAAAAGGCTTTCTCAAGTTCTGGCAGAGCTGGACTGATGGTGGCGTTTGCCATGATTTTGAGTGTCGCAACCAAAAGCAAAGCGATGGTTGTTTTCTGCAACCAG belongs to Roseibium porphyridii and includes:
- a CDS encoding PHA/PHB synthase family protein — encoded protein: MADDRQHPMLQYIINNPEAFAQNLAKTLEQAGKALAAYIEPREQGKIKHESTDELTGVVKTLAQVGEYWTSDPQRAIEAQSRLWSGYIDLWNSSLKRMMGETSEPAVETPPRDKRFADPDWENNQFFDFIKQLYLITSKWAEDMVHDAHGLDEHTRHKAEFYVTQIANAVSPSNFVLTNPELLRLTMESNGENLVKGMQHLVEDLKTGEGELKIRQTDPSKFKLGDNLGNTPGKVISQNDVCQVVQYTPTTTDVLKRPLLVVPPWINKFYILDLNPEKSFIKWAVDQGHTVFVISWVNPDERQAQKSFEHYMKEGILNTLDVIKKTTRQSEVNSIGYCVGGTLLAVTLAYMARTGDDRIKTSTFFTTQVDFTFAGDLKVFVDEEQISILEKRMEEQGYLDGSKMSSAFNMLRSNDLIWSYVVNNYLKGKEPFPFDLLYWNSDSTRMPAANHSFYLRNCYLDNKLSKGEMEIAGETLDLQDVKIPIFNLATREDHIAPPKSVFVGSGCFGGPVEYVLAGSGHIAGVVNPPAKNKYQYWTGREPKGTLENWLKKAKEHPGSWWPYWDQWIRSNDDTLAKARKPGANRTKILEDAPGSYVMTKV
- the speB gene encoding agmatinase → MTSDLPRPTDNAFLGKSVKGGSHEPTYAGALSFMRRRYSRDLSNVDLAIWGIPFDASVSNRPGARFGPQGVRRASAIFDGDPQYPFQMDPFENLACVDYGDCVFDYGKNADIPGHIQAQASTILSSDTHLFSIGGDHFVTYPLLKAHVAKHGPLALVQFDAHQDTWSDEGDRIDHGTFTGRAVREGLIDADRSIQIGIRTHAPETCGLEIIYGHEMDDLGIRGVVERIKNRVGEGAAYMTFDIDCLDPAFAPGTGTPVSGGLSSREALSILRELGTLNFVGGDVVEVAPAYDHADITSIAGASVALTYIGLLAERKSKAT
- a CDS encoding MFS transporter — its product is MPRNENSSRPPIWLQKTTIALLLVATLKIMANATISPALPELEKAFSDNVQAAYLTRFLVAAPSLTVVLVAPIAGMFADRFGRAPLLVSGVVLFALSGSAGAYLPDLFSVLVSRLVLGIAVALTMTAQVALVGDLFEGNRRSAFMGLQTAAINFSGFLYIGFAGFLAGYSPRLPFLIYALPFLLLPLLLPLLRREREYAANREPAPEGQNAASDGNWFLRASALSLLTTATVMLFFLMPSQLPFFLSENGMDGASGTAIGLGALTLTGGCMAMVFKRISGFLGLRATFALGFALMGTGFATLSVDASWPTVLGGAVQIGAGYALVQPALFLVALSVAPQSKRGRVSGMVTTAMFMGQVISPLLLTPLLQAVGFGPVFGMSSIVLSVFAFTALCILVFQAIALRKTVQAQPDRL
- a CDS encoding EAL domain-containing protein → MDLPESKHVENVANADDLVSLATELARLNKISHLSKSDELRPNGAWLTTLVNQVADYIFVKDRHSRFVMANRQIALDIGCEASSDLIGKTDLDLHSQPIGSAFLSAEDEIMSSQEAKYDFEELLILPNGKRKWFSSSKFPVIDREGVSVGIVGICRDITARKNAELLQQGQNQVLQKIATGAPISDVLDTLVLAIESQMEGVMGSVMLLDESGEHLLSSSGPSLPKAYLEAANGVPIGPKAGSCGTAAFRQECVIVEDILNDPLWEDFIDVVSQFDMRSCWSMPFFGQDTKLLGTFGLYSNEVRAPSDNEQNLAREAARLASIAVEKDRAESRIRYLANHDVLTGLPNRHEFKAKLEQKITASHDTGGPVAVVFVDLDNFKIVNDSFGHAIGDQVLMIVAERIMSLHGHAHEAIRFGGDEFVLILDGEAAQKRELASFMGRLRDEIIKTIRIGDLSFHITCSIGAACYPEDAADAAELLRNADKAMFEAKSSGRDGFKVFEQTRPEKSLNRLTLLEEMRTGIESGEFFLEYQPQYNLESGRIVGAEALVRWQHSALGRLMPAEFIALAEDSGLIVPLGRWVMHEACRQNKKWQDKGFAPISVGVNVSARQFRDTGLIADVSAALADAGLPAQFLELELTESLLIQNAEQAVKLMEGFRHIGVNLAIDDFGTGYSSLASLKSFPLTRLKIDRSFIRDLDFDESDRSIARAIISLGRELGLCVVAEGVETAKQQAFLASCQCEIVQGFHFGRPMSADKLGKLLAMTSMPLGARSG
- a CDS encoding LL-diaminopimelate aminotransferase, whose translation is MEEFHKIKRLPPYVFEQVNRLKAKARGAGADIIDLGMGNPDLATPQHIVDKLTEVVQDPRTHRYSASKGINGLRKAQAAYYERRFGVKLDPDTQVIATLGSKEGFANMAQAISAPGDVILSPNPSYPIHTFGFLMAGASIRNIPAEPGPSFFEALERAVIHSVPKPIAIILCYPANPTAFCADLDFYRDVVAFARKHNIFILSDLAYSEIYFGDTPPPSVLQVPGAMDITVEFTSLSKTFSMPGWRMGFAVGNERLVGALARVKSYLDYGAFTPIQVAAAAALNGPEDCIKETRETYKRRRDVVVESFGRAGWDIPAPEASMFCWAPIPESFRSLGSLEFSKLLLERAEVAVAPGIGFGEHGDDYVRIGLVENEQRLRQAARNVRRFLETAEQKLHNVIPLDTSG
- a CDS encoding DUF6653 family protein; this encodes MQTTQRPSLSIATEHMTRAPAQPTLQLRAHGAMAKPASAIVTYIKIIAPSALTAALWTHVWLGSFGSIMMAVAVMGAFLVLSRLFFAVGKHSGWARRVAFGERIWLNRMVVPIPQNLNFRITTLYLVFWTGTLVAITGGFTASLLLALSGLTVAYATQFVCFRKLIHLHSIMQDKAALYRFWSIEAVNDNSKAGRQSA
- the guaD gene encoding guanine deaminase, whose product is MADQSIKILRGRLLTFQTCPQGPDDVSAYSYEPDGALLISDGKILKRGTYSDVLTNAPDGTQVVNHQPHLIVPGFIDTHIHFPQAQVIASWADQLLDWLNDYTFPAEIRFAEKAHGKRIASEFYNALLSNGTTTAVAYCSSHPNSVDAYFEEAEARGMLMLGGKTMMDRNAPPELCDTAQSSYDDSKALLSKWHGRGRSHYVITPRFAITSTPEQLEAAGTLLKEHPACHLQTHINENHNEIAYTQELYPDAAHYLGVYESFGLLGSKTLLGHCIHMTGHELQVMRETRSIAVFCPTSNLFLGSGLFDKSGMESAGIRTAIATDVGGGTNYSMLRTLDEGYKVLQLQRQRMHPLTSFYWMTLGNAEALSLSDRIGTLEPGTDADVVVLNANATPPMALRMETVETLSEELFVLQTLGDDRSVVETYVSGSPSKM